In Elusimicrobiota bacterium, one DNA window encodes the following:
- a CDS encoding tetratricopeptide repeat protein, with protein MVNPLSAIAYFHLAEIYEAQGDIEKAKEDFEKSADINPDDYIPLNPLGIIYSQNGMQDEALKYLKKALKLKPDSVEVNFNVGYAYYLSYRYGEALRMLERVVQLDPNYKNAKYLISQIKGQGK; from the coding sequence GTGGTAAATCCTTTATCTGCAATCGCATACTTTCATCTTGCTGAAATTTACGAGGCACAAGGTGATATTGAAAAAGCAAAAGAAGATTTTGAAAAATCGGCTGATATCAATCCTGACGATTACATTCCGTTAAACCCACTCGGTATAATTTACAGCCAGAACGGAATGCAGGATGAGGCATTAAAATATCTAAAAAAGGCACTGAAATTAAAACCCGATTCTGTGGAGGTTAACTTTAATGTCGGCTATGCTTACTATTTAAGTTATAGGTACGGTGAGGCATTAAGAATGTTGGAAAGGGTGGTGCAACTTGACCCGAATTACAAAAATGCAAAGTATTTAATCTCGCAGATAAAAGGTCAAGGAAAATAA